The Candidatus Cloacimonadota bacterium DNA segment AAAACTAACTCCCAACAAAAAAGAGGATACGTCATGAAAAAAATTTATTCACTTGAAAACTTTCCCGACCGCCACCCATTGATACCTGAGAATAACTTTTTCGGTACCAACTACCGCCATCTAATTTTACAAAAAATATCGAATAGTTTACCGCATTGTAGAAAAAACAGTTTTTATTTTGAGAATAATTCATGGCGCAAAGCTTCTAAATCTATAAATGAAAGGGGAGGGGACCTTTTAAGATTTGGTTACATGGGTATGAATTTGACACCAGTAACCTTTAAGATGTAGTGTATCTCCAAATGGAGGGAAATTACCCGCGTACATTGATGTAACTTTAGGCTCCGGTCGGAATTTTTTTAAATTCTCCATGCTATCAACGCCATTATGCAATATATGGAAACGTCAACAGGGTTTATTCCATCTTTTACATATCAATATGACAATAGATGGAAGTTTTTCCATGCTATATAAGCAATACATGGAAAGTTTTCCACCTATTCTAACTGTCTATTCTAACTGTTCGCATAATTGAAAAATATAGACAATCTGTTATAATATTAAGGAAAAAAACAATGCCAGAAATAAGCAGATTTTTTGGAATAATAATCGCTATTTATTATGATGACCATAATCCACCGCATTTTCATGCAAGGTATGGAGGTCAAAAGGTATCAATAGAAATTCAAACATTAAAAATTCTTGATGGGGAGATTTCTCCAAGAGCTCTTGGTTTGGTTATAGAATGGGCAGCTTTACACAAAAAAGAACTCGTAGAAGTTTGGGAATTGGCAAAAAATAATCAACCACCTTTTAAAATTGAACCATTGAAATAAAGGAGGTTATCATGCTTTGTGATGTTATTACTGCAAAAATGTTAAATGATTATCGCTTAGAGGTTGTGTTTGAGGATAACAAGAAAGGAGTTATTGATTTTTCGGAATATTTATCTAAAGGCGGAGTATTTGACAAGTTCAAAGATATTAATTTTTTTAAAAATTTTACTGTCAGTAAGGACTTGGGAACTATAATCTGGGGAGATGAGATAGATATTGCTCCTGAAACACTATATGAAAAATGCGAACAAGACGCTTGAGATGGACTGGGCAAAGCCGTGCCGCTTTTGAAGGGCAGTATTTGCTCGGTAGTTTTTACCTTTATCACAGTTTTTCGGTTATCGTTGCCCAGCCACTCAGCTTTACGTTGGCAATCATATTCAACATGGAGGTAACACAGTGACAAAAATGAATAAAAAACCAAAATCGTTGTACCAAATCAAAGTTACAT contains these protein-coding regions:
- a CDS encoding DUF4160 domain-containing protein produces the protein MPEISRFFGIIIAIYYDDHNPPHFHARYGGQKVSIEIQTLKILDGEISPRALGLVIEWAALHKKELVEVWELAKNNQPPFKIEPLK
- a CDS encoding DUF2442 domain-containing protein, producing MLCDVITAKMLNDYRLEVVFEDNKKGVIDFSEYLSKGGVFDKFKDINFFKNFTVSKDLGTIIWGDEIDIAPETLYEKCEQDA